A genomic region of Exiguobacterium sp. Helios contains the following coding sequences:
- the pfkB gene encoding 1-phosphofructokinase, translating into MIYTLTLNPSIDYYVTLPVFEAGQVNRVEKAEKVAGGKGINVSLVLRNYDVETEALGFLGGSTGQFIRDELEKQGVLTAFTPIADETRINVKIRADQESELNAAGPQIKDEELQELLAAFETMQPGDIVVFAGSIPSSLPQDLYRKIAQVLTERGVKFAVDTTKEAMLEVLPLGPFMIKPNHHELGEIFDVDITSKEMAVPYAQQLVERGAENVIISFAGDGALLVNKQGAYTANTPAGKLINSVGAGDSLVAGFVASYALGRLPEEAFRYAVTTGSASAYSFGLCTKEDIDRLLTDVQVVELIQS; encoded by the coding sequence ATGATTTATACACTGACACTCAACCCATCAATCGATTATTACGTCACGTTGCCCGTATTTGAGGCCGGACAAGTCAATCGTGTGGAAAAAGCGGAAAAAGTAGCAGGCGGTAAAGGAATCAATGTCTCATTGGTCTTAAGAAATTACGACGTCGAGACGGAAGCTCTTGGATTTTTAGGTGGCAGTACGGGACAGTTCATTCGTGACGAACTGGAAAAACAAGGCGTCTTGACAGCCTTCACACCGATTGCCGATGAAACGCGGATCAACGTTAAGATCCGTGCCGATCAGGAATCGGAACTTAATGCGGCAGGTCCTCAAATCAAGGATGAAGAATTGCAGGAGTTACTGGCAGCGTTCGAAACGATGCAGCCGGGTGACATCGTCGTCTTCGCCGGCAGCATTCCAAGCAGTCTGCCGCAGGATTTATACCGGAAGATTGCGCAAGTTCTGACGGAACGAGGTGTGAAATTCGCTGTCGATACGACGAAGGAAGCCATGCTTGAAGTCTTACCGCTCGGTCCGTTCATGATCAAGCCGAACCATCATGAACTCGGTGAAATTTTTGATGTCGACATCACGTCAAAAGAAATGGCTGTCCCGTATGCGCAACAACTCGTTGAACGCGGTGCGGAAAATGTCATCATCTCTTTTGCAGGTGACGGAGCGTTACTTGTCAACAAGCAAGGGGCCTACACGGCGAACACACCGGCCGGTAAGCTGATTAATTCAGTCGGTGCCGGAGATTCACTCGTCGCAGGATTCGTCGCCAGTTACGCCCTCGGGCGATTGCCGGAAGAAGCTTTTCGCTATGCGGTCACGACAGGCAGTGCGTCCGCTTACTCATTTGGTTTATGTACAAAAGAAGATATTGACCGTTTATTGACCGATGTCCAAGTCGTTGAACTCATTCAATCCTAA
- a CDS encoding TetR/AcrR family transcriptional regulator has protein sequence MNPKKKQLLDAAYQLFVEKGYQSTSIQDILDQSVVSKGTFYNYFSSKNELFIDVFNTVFEKMRNARKEILVGRDVSDYETFIRQGNCYLELMQKYKLYTLFEEAIASNEKELKAFMENNRLLEIEWTYHRLRDLFGEAKTPYLLDLAVIYTGMLQYAMYFFRQSEPNTQPERVVRYVFNRLTHLVEDVSRTEEQLIPPRFLSVWLDRPQDEVVIRKDLFEKTNAHMKRLITLSAISDESKEAHDEVLDFIYEELLERKKPKIHLLKRALETLQEDPIFTGQEIMVRYQDMVDEIVRIRTLLQ, from the coding sequence ATGAACCCGAAAAAGAAACAGCTCCTTGATGCTGCCTACCAACTGTTCGTCGAAAAAGGTTACCAGTCGACTTCGATCCAGGACATACTCGATCAAAGTGTCGTCTCCAAAGGAACGTTCTATAATTACTTTTCATCAAAAAATGAATTGTTCATTGATGTCTTCAATACGGTTTTCGAAAAGATGCGTAATGCCCGCAAAGAAATTTTAGTCGGCCGTGACGTCTCGGATTATGAAACGTTTATCCGGCAAGGGAACTGTTACCTCGAATTGATGCAGAAATATAAACTGTATACGTTGTTTGAAGAAGCGATTGCTTCTAATGAAAAAGAATTAAAAGCATTCATGGAAAATAACCGGTTGCTTGAAATCGAATGGACGTACCATCGTCTGCGTGATTTATTCGGGGAAGCGAAAACACCGTATCTGCTCGATTTAGCTGTCATCTATACCGGAATGTTACAGTATGCGATGTACTTCTTCCGGCAATCGGAACCAAACACGCAACCGGAACGGGTCGTCCGGTATGTCTTTAACCGGTTGACCCATCTCGTCGAAGATGTCAGCCGGACGGAAGAACAATTGATTCCGCCGCGGTTTTTATCGGTCTGGCTCGATCGTCCGCAAGATGAGGTCGTCATCCGGAAAGATTTATTCGAAAAGACGAATGCCCATATGAAGCGGCTGATCACGCTGTCCGCGATTTCAGACGAATCAAAAGAAGCGCATGATGAAGTGCTCGATTTCATTTATGAAGAATTACTGGAACGGAAAAAACCGAAGATCCATCTGTTGAAGCGGGCACTCGAAACGTTGCAGGAAGATCCGATCTTCACCGGTCAGGAAATCATGGTCCGTTATCAGGACATGGTCGACGAAATCGTCCGGATCCGGACACTGTTACAATAA
- a CDS encoding anaerobic ribonucleoside triphosphate reductase, which produces MDIQTLYEQIVQDPSTDEMQENANVDGKSPLGKLNRLAGVAAKQMMQDMLLSAEAKQALVENIIYVHDADYYVTGTTTCVQLPLGRLLTDGFTMTHGSIRPAQDIRSALALAAIIMQANQNMQHGGQSYPMFDYDLAPFVEKTFQRQLKKIRELVPKWSNRRKRAYAMSETYEMTYQACEAFIHNTNSMHSRGGGQVPFISINYGTDTSTFGRLLIRALLEATRAGLGKGETPIFPIQIFKVKTGVNFQSEDPNYDLFQLATEVTGKRLFPNFAFLDAPFNQSTGTPDEEVAYMGCRTRVLENRQGRASVVGRGNLSFTSLNLVRLALMTQSLDRMFEAVSAYTAVICEQLLERYHYQANRTADEFTFLYRHIWRDGQTLAESDRVEPVLRQGTLSVGFIGLAEALIVLTGQHHGESKLAHEIGQALIRLMRTVVDQYGEKTGLNFSLLATPAEGLSGKFTAADAERFGVMERVTDKPYYTNSFHLPVDTTVTIREKIRLEAPFHALCNGGHITYVETDGALAENPKAIEDIVRLMAEAGIGYGSINHPIDRCLTCRTEQTIETSCPVCGGTEIERIRRITGYLVGTMDRWNPAKRAEERDRVKHATTPHSR; this is translated from the coding sequence ATGGACATACAGACGTTATATGAACAAATCGTTCAGGATCCGTCAACGGATGAGATGCAGGAAAATGCGAATGTCGATGGGAAATCGCCGCTCGGAAAGCTGAACCGTCTTGCCGGTGTCGCGGCAAAACAGATGATGCAGGACATGTTGTTATCAGCAGAAGCGAAACAGGCACTTGTTGAAAATATCATCTATGTCCACGATGCCGACTATTATGTGACCGGGACGACGACCTGTGTTCAACTGCCGCTCGGGCGATTGTTAACGGACGGTTTTACGATGACCCACGGATCGATCCGTCCGGCACAGGATATCCGGTCGGCCCTGGCACTCGCTGCCATCATCATGCAGGCGAATCAAAATATGCAACACGGCGGACAGTCCTATCCGATGTTTGATTATGATCTGGCTCCGTTTGTCGAAAAAACCTTTCAGCGGCAACTGAAGAAAATCCGGGAACTGGTTCCGAAATGGTCAAATCGACGCAAGCGGGCCTATGCGATGTCTGAAACATATGAGATGACCTATCAAGCATGTGAAGCGTTTATTCATAATACGAATTCGATGCATTCACGCGGTGGCGGCCAAGTGCCGTTCATTTCCATCAATTACGGAACAGATACCTCAACGTTCGGCCGGCTGTTGATTCGGGCACTGCTTGAAGCCACTCGGGCAGGACTTGGAAAAGGGGAGACGCCGATTTTTCCGATCCAGATTTTTAAGGTTAAAACAGGAGTCAATTTTCAGTCGGAGGACCCGAACTATGATTTGTTTCAACTGGCGACGGAAGTGACCGGGAAACGTCTGTTTCCGAACTTTGCTTTTCTCGATGCGCCGTTTAACCAATCGACTGGTACACCGGACGAAGAAGTGGCCTACATGGGGTGCCGGACACGTGTGCTTGAGAACCGGCAAGGTCGAGCTTCTGTCGTCGGACGGGGAAATCTGTCATTTACGAGTCTGAATCTTGTACGCCTTGCCTTGATGACGCAGAGTCTCGATCGGATGTTTGAAGCGGTCTCCGCTTATACGGCAGTGATTTGCGAACAATTACTGGAACGCTATCATTACCAAGCCAACCGGACGGCAGACGAATTTACCTTTTTATATCGGCATATCTGGCGGGACGGACAGACGCTGGCTGAATCAGACCGGGTCGAACCGGTCTTACGGCAAGGAACGTTATCCGTCGGGTTCATCGGTTTGGCGGAAGCGTTGATCGTCCTGACGGGGCAACATCACGGGGAGTCGAAACTTGCCCACGAAATCGGTCAAGCCTTGATTCGATTGATGCGGACGGTTGTCGATCAGTACGGGGAAAAAACCGGACTGAATTTTTCTCTGCTCGCAACACCGGCGGAAGGACTATCCGGAAAATTCACGGCCGCGGATGCCGAGCGATTTGGTGTAATGGAACGTGTGACCGATAAACCGTATTATACGAACTCATTTCATCTGCCGGTCGATACGACGGTGACCATCCGTGAAAAAATTCGTTTGGAAGCACCATTTCATGCCTTATGCAACGGTGGACATATCACGTATGTCGAGACGGACGGGGCTCTCGCGGAAAATCCAAAAGCAATCGAAGACATCGTCCGCCTGATGGCAGAAGCCGGTATCGGATACGGGTCGATCAATCATCCGATTGACCGCTGTCTGACGTGCCGGACGGAGCAGACGATTGAAACCTCCTGTCCGGTGTGCGGCGGAACAGAGATTGAACGGATTCGCCGGATTACCGGATACCTGGTCGGAACGATGGACCGGTGGAATCCTGCGAAGCGTGCGGAAGAACGGGATCGGGTGAAACATGCGACTACTCCACATTCTCGCTGA
- the nrdG gene encoding anaerobic ribonucleoside-triphosphate reductase activating protein yields MRLLHILADSVVDGPGLRTVIFFAGCPHQCAGCHNPESWAMDGGADYTVRQVLEQIEGIGSRRITISGGEPFLQRTALAELVHALAGCDIYLFTGYRIEQLLEDTQARQILSQIDGLVDGRYIKTLHDSSLSIRGSTNQRILTREQLQTFLG; encoded by the coding sequence ATGCGACTACTCCACATTCTCGCTGATTCCGTCGTCGACGGACCCGGCCTCCGGACGGTAATCTTTTTTGCCGGTTGTCCCCACCAGTGTGCGGGGTGCCATAATCCGGAGTCTTGGGCGATGGATGGCGGCGCAGACTACACGGTTCGCCAAGTCCTGGAACAGATTGAAGGCATCGGTTCACGCCGGATTACGATTTCCGGCGGGGAACCGTTTTTGCAACGTACTGCCCTGGCAGAACTGGTTCACGCGTTAGCCGGCTGCGACATCTATCTGTTTACCGGTTACCGGATTGAACAGTTGCTGGAAGATACGCAAGCCCGACAGATTCTGTCACAGATTGATGGTTTAGTTGACGGGCGGTATATCAAAACCCTTCATGATTCTTCCCTGTCGATTCGTGGCAGTACGAATCAACGTATCTTGACGAGGGAACAGCTTCAGACTTTTCTAGGATAA
- a CDS encoding SulP family inorganic anion transporter, with protein sequence MLSQWRKEWVLQPKADLLSGIVVALALVPEAIAFSLIAGVNPMVGLYASVIIAIIISIAGGRPGMISAATGAMALVVVQLVKDHGVDYLLAAGILAGIFQILLGVAGVAKLLRFIPRAVMVGFVNALAILIFSAQLPQFEGQNWIMYAMVAASLAIILIFPRFTKVIPAPLVAITIMTILTVAFSLDTRVIGDMGQISASLPSFFLPNVPFSLETLQIIFPYALSLAFVGLIESLLTARIVDEMTDTISNKATESRGQGIANIVAGFFGGMPGCAMIGQSVINVTSGGRGRLSTFTAGAFLMLLMVTMNDLLMTIPMGALVGVMFFVSYATFDWGSFKMLKNSPKSDSAVMLATVLVTVLTHDLSMGVLVGILLAAILFASKISRIDVKRHAEEKNVVYRINGPIFFASTTAFVGQFDLPADRDFEQITLDFTQAHLFDDSATEAIETVVLKYQAAGVSVDLVSLNEESQALVDRLARRIA encoded by the coding sequence ATGTTATCACAATGGAGAAAAGAATGGGTCCTGCAACCGAAGGCGGATTTGTTATCCGGAATCGTGGTTGCCTTGGCACTGGTTCCGGAAGCCATCGCGTTTTCTTTGATTGCCGGCGTCAACCCGATGGTCGGCTTATATGCGTCCGTCATCATTGCCATCATCATCTCGATTGCCGGCGGCCGCCCGGGGATGATCTCGGCAGCGACCGGTGCGATGGCACTTGTCGTCGTCCAACTCGTCAAAGATCATGGTGTGGATTATTTACTGGCAGCAGGAATTCTCGCCGGAATCTTCCAGATTCTTTTAGGCGTCGCCGGTGTCGCCAAGTTATTGCGTTTTATTCCCCGCGCCGTCATGGTCGGATTCGTCAATGCCTTGGCGATCTTAATTTTTTCGGCACAATTGCCGCAGTTTGAAGGACAGAACTGGATCATGTATGCGATGGTCGCGGCATCTCTCGCCATCATCCTGATTTTCCCGCGGTTTACGAAAGTGATTCCGGCACCGCTCGTCGCGATTACAATCATGACGATCCTGACGGTTGCCTTTTCGCTGGATACCCGCGTCATCGGCGACATGGGACAAATTTCAGCTTCACTCCCAAGTTTCTTCCTGCCGAATGTTCCGTTTTCGCTTGAGACACTGCAAATCATCTTCCCGTATGCCTTGTCACTCGCATTCGTCGGTCTGATTGAATCGTTGTTGACGGCGCGGATTGTCGATGAGATGACTGATACGATATCGAATAAAGCGACCGAGTCACGCGGACAAGGAATCGCCAACATCGTGGCCGGATTCTTTGGCGGTATGCCGGGCTGTGCAATGATCGGTCAATCGGTCATCAATGTCACGTCAGGCGGACGGGGCCGATTGTCGACGTTTACGGCAGGGGCTTTCCTGATGCTGTTGATGGTGACGATGAATGATTTACTGATGACGATTCCGATGGGGGCACTCGTTGGTGTCATGTTCTTCGTGTCCTATGCGACATTTGACTGGGGATCCTTTAAAATGCTGAAAAATTCTCCGAAAAGTGACTCTGCCGTCATGCTGGCGACGGTCCTCGTGACCGTCCTGACACATGATTTGTCGATGGGTGTGCTGGTCGGGATTCTGCTCGCCGCGATTCTGTTCGCGTCGAAAATTTCGCGGATTGATGTGAAACGACATGCCGAAGAGAAAAACGTCGTCTACCGGATCAACGGACCGATCTTCTTTGCGTCGACGACGGCGTTCGTCGGACAATTCGATTTGCCGGCAGATCGCGACTTCGAACAGATTACGCTTGATTTTACGCAAGCCCATCTGTTTGATGATTCGGCAACGGAGGCGATTGAAACGGTCGTCTTGAAATATCAGGCGGCAGGTGTGTCAGTCGACTTGGTTTCCTTAAATGAAGAATCACAGGCGCTTGTTGACCGGTTAGCCCGTCGCATCGCCTGA
- a CDS encoding fumarylacetoacetate hydrolase family protein, with amino-acid sequence MKWFRFEQEGESRIGIEEAGYRYDVTAQVYTDSLLEVIARGFEMDLDLDVAPRLNHEIRLLAPYIPPRNVICVGKNYADHIKEMDTAGAGKFVLFTKAPSSIVGPFEAIERHADLTQQLDYEGELAIIIGTTGRDLTPENALDHVFGYSIVNDVTARDLQKEHVQFFRGKSLDGFCPFGPVIVTEDSFDPADVMVETRVNGQLRQSGSTKLMLRDVVTILTEVSRGMTLEAGDIIATGTPAGVGHGMKPPTYLQDGDVVDVSIEGIGHLQNHVKA; translated from the coding sequence ATGAAATGGTTTCGGTTTGAGCAAGAAGGAGAGTCACGGATTGGGATCGAGGAAGCAGGTTACCGGTATGACGTGACAGCGCAGGTCTATACGGATTCGTTGCTTGAAGTCATCGCACGGGGCTTCGAGATGGATCTTGATTTGGATGTCGCACCGCGGCTGAACCATGAGATCCGGTTACTCGCACCGTACATACCGCCTCGTAATGTGATTTGTGTCGGGAAGAACTATGCCGATCATATCAAGGAGATGGATACGGCAGGTGCCGGGAAGTTCGTTTTATTTACGAAAGCACCGAGTTCCATCGTCGGTCCGTTTGAGGCAATCGAACGGCATGCTGATCTGACACAGCAACTCGACTATGAAGGAGAGCTCGCAATCATCATCGGGACAACCGGTCGTGACCTGACACCGGAAAATGCATTGGATCATGTCTTCGGCTACAGTATCGTCAATGATGTGACGGCACGTGATCTGCAAAAAGAGCATGTTCAATTTTTCCGCGGTAAATCACTCGACGGTTTTTGTCCGTTCGGGCCGGTCATCGTGACGGAAGACAGTTTTGATCCGGCCGATGTAATGGTTGAGACGCGCGTCAACGGTCAACTGCGGCAATCGGGTTCGACGAAGCTGATGCTCCGGGATGTCGTGACGATTTTAACGGAAGTTTCCCGCGGGATGACCCTTGAAGCAGGGGATATCATTGCAACAGGAACACCGGCCGGCGTTGGACACGGGATGAAGCCGCCGACGTATCTTCAGGATGGGGACGTCGTGGATGTTTCGATTGAAGGAATCGGTCATCTGCAAAATCACGTCAAAGCCTAA
- a CDS encoding ATP-binding protein yields the protein MKQWMTEKLGRQLMAVFYSVFAWSVLTSVASYLYIDNSAGQTKEQVLAQLQQTQWFWFLNLLIFLLCLLFIVRPLIGRLTMQLHELNIKSQRLAEGKSISLEHDVLVENEVGQLTESFYRMARSISSQHTELSRKNQLMEQNQEALKSKQTELEQALEVTRSNELHLQDRNELIETLASKESLFDYSSVISTIVRLTKTEFGALLLIKNNVISSVVPKEMTEEQQESLKTESLLLKRVMISKERANSSKKVANDSLIGFPYYIYEAVIPVMDQAKDELIACLYLARFDQSFNIKELNELESFSKQIAISLMRMSLYEQMEYERKETAQLLNSVREAILYIKHDEKTILGNQALFDIFESLQIEEDNDSMTFLEVRPETMFEQVDQKEAFEAYFEEVLSGQIPEGMFSLSIDQGEYFIQVYAEEIMLSEQAKGTILVFRDVTAETEVDRMKSELVSTVSHELRTPLSSIYGFTELMLKRKLDPERNKRYLQTIHDESKRLTDLVSDFLNVQRMESGKQSYDKEVFDLIDTVREQTRFYQASTEQHRLQLDVDENHEFLIHADKNSMKQLLGNLLHNAIKYSPDGGDVVISLTHHHNQIELSVRDFGLGIPSSAMPHLFSKFYRVDNSDSRKIGGTGLGLSICKEIVRAHDGNIDVESILGEGTVFKVLLPSVSDTLIEMN from the coding sequence ATGAAACAATGGATGACTGAAAAACTAGGGAGACAGCTGATGGCGGTATTTTACAGCGTGTTTGCCTGGAGTGTACTCACATCTGTCGCCAGTTATCTTTATATCGACAATTCGGCTGGTCAGACGAAGGAACAAGTACTTGCTCAACTGCAACAAACCCAGTGGTTCTGGTTTTTGAACTTATTGATTTTTCTTTTATGCTTATTATTCATCGTCCGACCGTTGATTGGCCGGCTGACGATGCAGTTACATGAACTGAATATCAAAAGTCAGCGACTCGCGGAAGGAAAATCAATTTCGCTCGAACACGATGTACTGGTGGAGAACGAAGTCGGACAGCTGACGGAATCCTTTTATCGGATGGCCCGTTCAATCTCCTCGCAACACACGGAGCTGTCACGAAAAAATCAGTTGATGGAACAGAATCAAGAAGCCCTTAAAAGTAAACAAACGGAACTGGAACAGGCACTCGAAGTCACACGTTCGAACGAACTGCATCTGCAGGACCGCAATGAACTGATTGAAACACTTGCTTCGAAGGAAAGTTTGTTTGATTATTCATCGGTCATCAGTACGATTGTCCGTTTGACGAAAACCGAGTTTGGAGCCCTGTTATTGATTAAAAACAATGTGATCTCATCCGTCGTCCCAAAAGAAATGACGGAAGAACAGCAGGAGAGCCTGAAAACCGAATCGTTACTGCTCAAACGGGTCATGATTTCGAAAGAACGTGCCAATTCTTCGAAAAAAGTCGCCAATGACAGTTTGATTGGTTTCCCGTATTACATTTATGAAGCCGTCATCCCCGTCATGGATCAGGCGAAAGATGAACTGATTGCCTGTCTCTATCTGGCACGGTTCGATCAATCCTTTAACATAAAAGAATTGAATGAACTGGAATCGTTTTCGAAACAGATTGCAATTTCCTTGATGCGGATGTCACTGTATGAACAAATGGAATACGAACGAAAAGAGACAGCCCAACTGCTGAATTCAGTCCGGGAAGCCATCCTCTATATCAAACATGACGAAAAAACGATTCTTGGAAATCAGGCGTTATTTGATATCTTCGAATCGTTACAGATCGAAGAAGACAACGATTCGATGACATTCCTCGAAGTACGGCCGGAGACGATGTTTGAGCAGGTCGATCAAAAAGAGGCATTTGAAGCGTATTTTGAAGAAGTCTTATCGGGTCAGATTCCGGAAGGGATGTTTTCGTTATCGATTGATCAAGGGGAATACTTCATTCAGGTCTACGCGGAAGAAATCATGCTTAGTGAACAAGCGAAAGGAACGATTCTTGTGTTCCGGGACGTGACGGCGGAAACGGAAGTTGACCGGATGAAGTCGGAACTTGTCTCGACCGTCTCACATGAACTGCGGACACCGCTCTCTTCCATTTACGGGTTCACGGAACTGATGCTGAAACGGAAGTTGGATCCGGAACGGAACAAACGCTACCTGCAGACGATTCATGATGAATCGAAACGATTGACGGATCTTGTCAGCGATTTCTTAAATGTTCAACGGATGGAGTCCGGGAAACAGTCCTACGATAAAGAAGTGTTTGATCTGATTGATACGGTCCGGGAACAGACACGTTTTTATCAGGCGTCAACCGAACAACATCGTCTGCAGCTGGATGTCGATGAGAACCATGAGTTTTTGATTCATGCGGATAAAAACAGCATGAAACAACTGCTCGGTAATTTACTTCATAATGCAATCAAATATTCACCGGACGGCGGCGATGTCGTCATCTCGCTGACGCATCACCACAATCAGATTGAGTTAAGTGTCCGTGACTTTGGATTAGGGATTCCAAGCAGTGCGATGCCACATCTGTTCAGCAAGTTTTACCGGGTCGACAATTCCGACAGCCGTAAAATCGGCGGAACGGGCTTAGGTCTCTCGATCTGTAAAGAAATTGTCCGGGCACATGACGGCAATATTGATGTCGAATCCATTTTAGGGGAAGGTACCGTGTTTAAGGTGTTGTTACCAAGTGTCTCCGATACATTGATTGAAATGAATTAA
- a CDS encoding DeoR/GlpR family DNA-binding transcription regulator: protein MLTKKRHQLILELLAREEVVKMQTIVDQTGASESTIRRDLSQLESAGHLRRVHGGATANHMQIDEPSYFEKSDRFVEEKDRIAKAAADLIEDGMYVYLDAGTTTLAIVPYLEQKAITVVTNSLPLANTLLYHRIPTFVVGGQLKHSTQALVGYNAREGMLIYHFDVAFLGMNGVHPTQGFTTPDPEEALVKKTAIELAKKSYVLVDETKLDDISFSRVASLRAATIITMTSSEQEAKYSQYTEVVNAK from the coding sequence ATGTTAACGAAAAAACGCCATCAACTGATTCTCGAGCTGCTCGCCCGGGAAGAAGTCGTCAAAATGCAAACCATTGTTGATCAGACGGGAGCCAGTGAATCAACGATTCGCCGCGACTTATCACAACTTGAATCGGCTGGTCACTTACGGCGGGTTCACGGCGGGGCAACCGCCAACCATATGCAGATTGATGAACCGAGTTATTTCGAGAAAAGTGACCGTTTCGTCGAAGAGAAGGACCGGATCGCAAAAGCAGCGGCCGACCTGATCGAAGACGGAATGTACGTGTATCTCGATGCAGGAACGACGACACTAGCCATCGTCCCTTATCTCGAACAAAAGGCGATTACAGTCGTGACGAACAGTCTTCCTCTAGCGAACACGTTACTCTATCACCGTATCCCGACGTTCGTCGTCGGAGGGCAACTCAAGCATTCGACCCAAGCACTTGTTGGTTACAATGCGCGTGAAGGAATGTTGATTTACCATTTTGATGTCGCTTTCCTTGGGATGAACGGTGTTCATCCGACTCAAGGTTTCACGACACCAGATCCGGAAGAGGCACTCGTTAAGAAGACCGCGATTGAGTTAGCGAAAAAGTCTTATGTATTAGTCGATGAGACGAAACTGGATGACATCAGTTTCAGCCGGGTCGCGTCACTGCGGGCGGCAACGATTATCACGATGACATCCAGTGAACAGGAAGCGAAATACAGTCAATATACAGAGGTGGTGAACGCGAAATGA
- a CDS encoding DHA2 family efflux MFS transporter permease subunit translates to MQSTKQSSRLYLILAVLMAGAFVAVLNSTLLNIALPSIMKSFNIEASTAQWLTTGYMLVNGIMIPTSAFLVQKFSTRQLFLTAMGLFSIGTIVAGQADLFPVLLGSRMLQASGSAIMMPLLMNVLLNGFPIEKRGQAMGIFGLVITFAPAIGPTLSGWVLEHYEWRMLFHIVTPISLLVLVIGFFLLKKEVVTSTLRLEKLSLVLSSFGFGGLLYGFSSAGSAGWGSWTVIGALAIGVISLASFIIRQFRLDEPMLEFRIFKYPMFALSQGISMVLNMSMFSAMILMPIYVQTIRGISPFHSGLLMLPGALVMAFMSPITGRLFDRFGARVLAMIGLSLTVLTTFFFSRLTADTAYSFLVIMYTLRFLGISMVMMPVMTNGLNHIPQHLTPHGTALNNTLSQVSGAIGSGLLVTVMTSRTADYAKELTANATPGTNPQTIITQSMVEGINDTFFIATLLALLALGLSFFIKKRKVEQDVVHIDEAREKKYA, encoded by the coding sequence ATGCAATCAACGAAGCAATCATCTCGTCTTTATTTAATTTTAGCGGTCTTGATGGCCGGCGCCTTCGTCGCTGTCCTGAACTCGACGCTGTTAAATATCGCTTTACCATCCATCATGAAATCATTCAACATTGAAGCAAGCACCGCTCAATGGCTGACAACGGGTTACATGCTCGTCAACGGAATCATGATTCCGACGTCCGCCTTTCTCGTTCAAAAGTTTTCGACACGCCAATTGTTCTTAACGGCAATGGGATTGTTCTCGATCGGCACAATCGTCGCCGGTCAAGCCGATCTGTTTCCGGTCCTGCTTGGTTCGCGGATGTTGCAAGCATCCGGTTCCGCCATCATGATGCCGCTTCTCATGAACGTTCTGTTAAACGGCTTCCCGATTGAGAAACGTGGACAAGCGATGGGCATCTTCGGTCTTGTCATCACGTTTGCTCCCGCCATTGGCCCGACGTTGTCCGGCTGGGTGCTTGAACATTACGAATGGCGGATGCTGTTCCATATCGTTACACCGATTTCCCTGCTGGTCCTCGTCATCGGATTCTTCTTATTAAAGAAAGAAGTCGTCACGAGTACACTGCGTCTTGAAAAACTTTCACTGGTCTTATCAAGCTTCGGCTTCGGCGGATTACTGTACGGTTTCAGTTCAGCCGGGTCTGCCGGTTGGGGATCTTGGACCGTCATCGGTGCTCTCGCCATTGGTGTGATCAGTCTCGCTTCGTTCATTATACGCCAATTCCGGCTCGATGAACCGATGCTTGAGTTCCGAATCTTTAAATACCCGATGTTCGCTCTATCGCAAGGCATTTCAATGGTCTTGAACATGTCGATGTTCTCCGCCATGATCCTGATGCCGATTTACGTCCAGACGATTCGCGGTATTTCACCGTTCCATTCCGGTCTCTTGATGTTGCCGGGTGCACTCGTCATGGCATTCATGTCACCAATTACCGGTCGTCTGTTTGACCGCTTTGGTGCCCGGGTCCTTGCCATGATCGGTCTGTCTTTGACCGTCCTGACAACTTTCTTCTTCAGTCGTCTGACGGCGGATACAGCGTATTCGTTCCTCGTCATCATGTACACATTACGCTTCCTCGGGATCTCAATGGTCATGATGCCGGTTATGACAAACGGATTGAACCATATCCCGCAACATTTGACACCGCACGGAACGGCACTTAACAATACGTTGTCGCAAGTATCCGGTGCGATCGGTTCAGGACTGCTCGTTACGGTCATGACATCACGGACCGCTGACTATGCCAAAGAACTGACGGCAAATGCAACGCCCGGGACGAATCCGCAAACGATCATCACACAATCGATGGTCGAAGGCATCAATGATACGTTCTTCATCGCCACGTTGCTCGCCTTACTGGCTTTAGGATTATCGTTCTTCATTAAGAAACGGAAAGTCGAGCAAGACGTCGTTCACATTGATGAAGCACGTGAAAAGAAATATGCTTAA